From a region of the Cucumis sativus cultivar 9930 chromosome 6, Cucumber_9930_V3, whole genome shotgun sequence genome:
- the LOC101209222 gene encoding transcription factor BHLH089, protein MDPPTLINQPSFPTTPNANPNITPFNLSEIWHFPIHGGTSVEDSGPALALRMAHLAHNLTHFGDIAIGNPEVSPTDSLPLQLQQRLPHGHGVSKKRRDSDQDSPKVSSTSNGNNANANSSAGNDSGGKRVKTAACRDDNHESKTEAEPRSGKTEQNSQPTPEQPKQDYIHVRARRGQATDSHSLAERARREKISERMKILQDLVPGCNKVIGKALVLDEIINYIQSLQRQVEFLSMKLEAVNSRIGPGIEVFPPKDYGQQTFDTTGVAFGSQATREYSRGSSPEWLHMQIGGGFERTT, encoded by the exons ATGGATCCACCTACTCTCATCAACCAACCTTCATTTCCAACTACCCCTAATGCCAATCCCAATATCACCCCTTTCAATCTTTCTGAGATCTGGCACTTCCCAATTCATGGCGGAACCTCCGTTGAGGATTCTGGGCCTGCTCTTGCCCTCAGGATGGCTCATCTCGCTCATAATTTGACCCACTTTGGAGACATTGCCATTGGGAATCCAGAGGTTTCCCCTACTGACTCACTTCCCTTGCAATTGCAGCAGAGACTACCTCATGGTCATGGCGTTTCCAAGAAGCGCCGTGATTCAGACCAAGATTCGCCTAAAGTCAGTTCCACCAGTAATGGCAACAATGCCAATGCCAATAGCAGCGCTGGG AATGATTCTGGTGGAAAGCGCGTTAAAACAGCGGCGTGTAGAGATGATAATCACGAATCCAAAACAGAAGCGGAACCCAGATCTGGGAAGACCGAACAGAACTCCCAGCCTACTCCAGAACAACCCAAACAGGATTACATCCATGTGCGAGCGAGAAGGGGCCAAGCAACTGATAGCCATAGTCTGGCCGAAAGG GCtagaagagaaaagataagTGAGAGAATGAAAATTCTACAAGATTTGGTCCCTGGGTGCAATAAG GTGATTGGAAAAGCGCTTGTACTTGATGAGATAATAAATTACATTCAATCTCTTCAGCGTCAGGTTGAG TTTTTGTCGATGAAACTGGAAGCAGTTAATTCCCGAATTGGCCCTGGCATTGAAGTGTTTCCTCCAAAAGAT TATGGTCAACAAACATTCGATACAACCGGCGTTGCGTTTGGTTCACAAGCAACAAGAGAATACAGCCGTGGCTCATCACCAGAATGGTTGCATATGCAGATTGGTGGTGGTTTCGAAAGAACGACGTAG